A single window of Vigna unguiculata cultivar IT97K-499-35 chromosome 1, ASM411807v1, whole genome shotgun sequence DNA harbors:
- the LOC114178060 gene encoding RING finger protein B-like codes for MSLGVAGGLHFCDVLTLDITKMVWSKLTTTGEKPGPRDSHSAVLVGHKMIVFGGSNGFKKVNHIHILDLVTKEWFRPECKGTPPSPRESHTATLVGDEKIVIFGGSGEGHANYLNDLHILDLRTMTWASPELKGDFPVPRDSHSTLAIGNKLVVYGGDSGDQYHGNVHMLDMATMTWSRLTIQGSPPGVRAGHAAVNIGTKVYIIGGVGDKRYYNDVWIFDICNFSWTQLDIHFQQPQGRFSHTAVAAGMDIAIYGGCGEDERPLNELLVLQLAAEHPNGRYYVPMCKPIGTYWNHEKNIIPAEADTNSETILVRNNVEAFGNGAYEISSEKSSPHHFDSGTSRQKRRRIAAAKVWDVESEQEDSFLSLSLHSSPYKSDQEQTPSQEANTLFPSTSQHENDSNYKRTLMNVPLKTPQALHFLQHQLKQEQCLHVNEDRKRAQRQAAEQKPMIRPIQHLIGGEVRERVEGPFDPVSISPTAVNGRIFRGVIFAPGAGVVSKGASSVPSSQAFLGTLRASQEAPICLHAEPYHGSRSRQTPVALPFPIMGATPSVVSKEHKIRSDLQGLALTLGGPASGNPQVKY; via the exons ATGTCTTTGGG GGTTGCTGGGGGGCTGCATTTTTGCGATGTTCTCACTCTGGACATCACCAAAATGGTTTGGAGCAAGCTCACTACTACCGGTGAGAAGCCAGGGCCGAGAGATAGCCACAGTGCTGTTCTTGTGGGGCATAAAATGATAGTGTTTGGTGGCTCGAATGGGTTCAAGAAGGTGAATCACATTCACATACTTGATCTTGTTACCAAAGAGTGGTTTCGACCCGAATGTAAAGGGACTCCTCCTTCTCCACGTGAAAGCCATACTGCCACTCTGGTAGGTGATGAAAAGATAGTGATATTTGGTGGTAGTGGAGAAGGCCATGCTAACTATTTAAACGATTTGCACATTCTTGATCTTCGAACCATGACTTGGGCTTCCCCTGAGTTGAAAGGTGATTTTCCGGTCCCCAGAGACAGTCATAGTACCCTTGCAATCGGGAACAAACTTGTTGTGTATGGTGGAGATTCTGGTGATCAGTATCATGGCAATGTTCATATGCTTGATATGGCTACAATGACTTGGTCTAGA TTGACGATTCAAGGTTCTCCACCAGGAGTCAGGGCAGGTCATGCTGCAGTTAACATTGGAACAAAG GTATATATCATTGGAGGAGTTGGAGATAAACGTTACTATAACGACGTTTGGATCTTTGATATCTGCAATTTTTCGTGGACTCAACTTGATATACATTTTCAACAGCCACAAGGGCGATTTTCTCATACAGCTGTTGCTGCAGGCATGGATATTGCAATATATGGCGG ATGTGGGGAAGATGAACGTCCTCTCAACGAATTGTTAGTGTTGCAGCTTGCAGCAGAGCATCCAAATGGACGTTATTACGTTCCCATGTGCAAACCTATTGGAACTTATTGGAATCACGAAAAGAATATTATCCCAGCAGAAGCGGATACAAACTCG GAAACTATCCTCGTGAGGAATAACGTGGAAGCTTTTGGAAATGGAGCTTATGAAATTTCATCAGAAAAATCGTCACCTCATCACTTTGATTCAG GTACTTCACGACAGAAGAGGAGGAGAATTGCTGCTGCAAAGGTATGGGATGTTGAATCAGAACAAGAAGATAGTTTTCTTTCATTGTCTCTTCATTCTTCTCCATATAAATCCGATCAAGAACAGACCCCAAGTCAAGAAGCAAATACATTATTTCCATCCACTTCCCAACACGAAAATGACTCAAATTATAAGAGAACATTGATGAATGTCCCACTTAAGACTCCACAGGCTCTTCATTTCCTACAACATCAACTAAAACAGGAACAATGTCTTCATGTTAACGAGGATAGAAAAAGAGCTCAACGTCAGGCTGCAGAGCAGAAACCAATGATCCGACCCATTCAACACCTG ATTGGTGGCGAAGTTCGGGAGAGAGTTGAAGGACCCTTTGACCCAGTTTCGATATCTCCTACAGCTGTAAATGGAAGGATTTTCCGGGGAGTAATATTTGCACCT GGAGCAGGAGTTGTCTCAAAGGGGGCAAGTTCAGTTCCTTCCTCTCAAGCCTTTTTGGGTACTTTAAGGGCTTCTCAGGAAGCGCCAATTTGTTTGCATGCAGAGCCATACCACGGTTCACGATCAAGGCAAACCCCGGTGGCTTTACCGTTTCCAATCATGGGAGCGACTCCTAGTGTTGTTTCCAAGGAGCATAAAATCAGGAGTGATCTTCAAGGATTGGCTCTAACACTCGGAGGACCAGCTAGTGGAAATCCTCAGGTAAAATATTGA
- the LOC114195934 gene encoding homeobox protein knotted-1-like 1 isoform X2, with amino-acid sequence MEAVYRLKPLLPCVEDVVRVATTSDMRLGTTTPNCYLQLEAPEPDVTESDMTDRMVKIQIANHPLYPDLLSAYIECRKVGAPPELACLLEEIGRESHRMNARREKGDGPELDQFMEMYCEVLHRYKEELSRPFNEATLFLGNMESQLSNLCNNGTLMKSTDNNRSGGGASEEELSCGEMEEVEDHISSLSCPGDQNLKEMLLRKYSGHFSGLRKEFLKRRKKGKLPKDAKMALMDWWNTHHRWPYPTEEEKVKLSEVTGLDQKQINNWFINQRKRHWKPTEDMRFAVMDGLSGGAGGAMFF; translated from the exons ATGGAAGCTGTTTACAGGTTGAAACCCCTTTTGCCTTGTGTTGAGGATGTGGTTAGAGTTGCTACTACTTCTGATATGCGTCTAGGAACAACAACACCTAATTGCTACCTGCAGCTAGAAGCACCTGAACCCGACGTAACCGAGTCAGATATGACGGATCGGATGGTCAAGATCCAGATCGCCAATCACCCTCTTTATCCAGATTTACTCTCTGCATATATAGAATGCCGAAAG GTCGGAGCGCCGCCGGAACTGGCGTGTCTTCTTGAAGAAATAGGCCGAGAAAGCCACCGCATGAATGCCCGCCGAGAGAAAGGGGACGGTCCTGAACTTGACCAGTTCATg GAAATGTACTGCGAAGTGCTTCATAGATACAAGGAGGAGTTGTCCAGGCCCTTCAATGAAGCTACTTTGTTCTTGGGAAACATGGAATCACAACTAAGCAACCTTTGTAATAATGGAACACTGATGAAGTCAACCGATAACAACCGCTCCG GTGGCGGGGCATCAGAGGAAGAATTAAGTTGTGGAGAGATGGAAGAAGTTGAAGATCATATATCTTCTTTAAGTTGCCCAGGTGATCAAAATCTGAAAGAGATGCTCCTTCGCAAATACAGTGGCCATTTTAGCGGTTTGAGAAAGGAGTTTCTGAAACGAAGAAAAAAGGGTAAGCTACCAAAGGATGCAAAGATGGCACTCATGGACTGGTGGAACACCCATCATCGATGGCCATATCCTACG GAGGAGGAGAAAGTGAAGTTATCAGAAGTGACTGGACTGGATCAAAAGCAGATAAATAATTGGTTCATCAATCAGAGAAAACGGCATTGGAAACCAACTGAGGACATGCGATTCGCCGTCATGGATGGGTTAAGTGGCGGTGCTGGAGGAGCCATGTTCTTTTAG
- the LOC114186325 gene encoding LOW QUALITY PROTEIN: nicotianamine synthase (The sequence of the model RefSeq protein was modified relative to this genomic sequence to represent the inferred CDS: inserted 1 base in 1 codon) — MVCEEELLIEKVCGLYQQISSLESLKPCKNVDMLFTQLVLTCIPPXPIDVTNLNKNVQEIRSHLIKLCGEAEGHLETHYSTLLGSYDNPLQNLHIFPYYSNYLKLGLLEFTILTQHCTHVPTKIAFVGSGPLPLTSIVLASNHLPSTTFHNYDMDPLANSNAMRLVSSHPDLSNRMLFHTSDILDVSNALKEYEVVYLAALVGMDKEGKNRIIDHLAKHMNPGAFLMLRSAHGARAFLYPVVEPCDLRGFEVLTVFHPTDEVINSVVIARKYPLPMHSLDQGLASKILPNKCSEIQAFNPLNHGNIIEELAIEEQL, encoded by the exons ATGGTTTGCGAGGAAGAGTTGCTGATTGAAAAAGTGTGCGGGCTCTATCAACAAATCTCGAGCCTCGAGAGTCTGAAACCTTGCAAAAATGTCGACATGCTTTTCACCCAACTCGTCCTCACATGCATACCCC GCCCAATAGATGTCACAAACCTAAACAAAAACGTGCAAGAGATTAGATCTCATCTTATAAAACTCTGTGGTGAAGCCGAAGGCCATTTAGAGACCCACTACTCAACCCTCCTAGGCTCATACGACAACCCTCTCCAAAACCTTCATATTTTTCCTTATTATTCTAACTACCTCAAACTCGGTCTCCTTGAGTTCACCATCCTCACCCAACACTGCACCCATGTCCCCACCAAAATCGCCTTCGTCGGTTCTGGACCCCTCCCTCTCACCTCGATCGTGTTGGCGTCCAACCACCTACCTTCCACCACATTTCACAACTACGACATGGACCCTCTAGCCAATTCCAACGCCATGCGCTTGGTCTCCTCTCACCCTGACTTGTCCAACCGCATGCTTTTCCACACCAGTGACATATTAGATGTGTCCAACGCTTTGAAGGAGTACGAGGTTGTCTACTTAGCAGCACTTGTGGGCATGGACAAGGAGGGCAAAAACCGCATCATCGATCACTTGGCCAAGCACATGAACCCTGGCGCATTTCTCATGCTCAGGAGCGCTCATGGGGCAAGGGCTTTTCTCTACCCTGTCGTCGAGCCTTGCGATCTCCGAGGCTTTGAGGTCCTCACCGTGTTCCACCCCACCGACGAGGTCATCAACTCGGTTGTCATAGCACGTAAATATCCTCTCCCTATGCACTCGCTTGACCAAGGCCTTGCCTCCAAGATCCTTCCCAACAAATGCTCCGAGATTCAAGCCTTCAACCCCCTCAACCATGGCAACATCATCGAGGAATTGGCCATTGAGGAACAACTCTAG
- the LOC114195934 gene encoding homeobox protein knotted-1-like 1 isoform X1: MEAVYRLKPLLPCVEDVVRVATTSDMRLGTTTPNCYLQLEAPEPDVTESDMTDRMVKIQIANHPLYPDLLSAYIECRKVGAPPELACLLEEIGRESHRMNARREKGDGPELDQFMEMYCEVLHRYKEELSRPFNEATLFLGNMESQLSNLCNNGTLMKSTDNNRSVGGGASEEELSCGEMEEVEDHISSLSCPGDQNLKEMLLRKYSGHFSGLRKEFLKRRKKGKLPKDAKMALMDWWNTHHRWPYPTEEEKVKLSEVTGLDQKQINNWFINQRKRHWKPTEDMRFAVMDGLSGGAGGAMFF, encoded by the exons ATGGAAGCTGTTTACAGGTTGAAACCCCTTTTGCCTTGTGTTGAGGATGTGGTTAGAGTTGCTACTACTTCTGATATGCGTCTAGGAACAACAACACCTAATTGCTACCTGCAGCTAGAAGCACCTGAACCCGACGTAACCGAGTCAGATATGACGGATCGGATGGTCAAGATCCAGATCGCCAATCACCCTCTTTATCCAGATTTACTCTCTGCATATATAGAATGCCGAAAG GTCGGAGCGCCGCCGGAACTGGCGTGTCTTCTTGAAGAAATAGGCCGAGAAAGCCACCGCATGAATGCCCGCCGAGAGAAAGGGGACGGTCCTGAACTTGACCAGTTCATg GAAATGTACTGCGAAGTGCTTCATAGATACAAGGAGGAGTTGTCCAGGCCCTTCAATGAAGCTACTTTGTTCTTGGGAAACATGGAATCACAACTAAGCAACCTTTGTAATAATGGAACACTGATGAAGTCAACCGATAACAACCGCTCCG TAGGTGGCGGGGCATCAGAGGAAGAATTAAGTTGTGGAGAGATGGAAGAAGTTGAAGATCATATATCTTCTTTAAGTTGCCCAGGTGATCAAAATCTGAAAGAGATGCTCCTTCGCAAATACAGTGGCCATTTTAGCGGTTTGAGAAAGGAGTTTCTGAAACGAAGAAAAAAGGGTAAGCTACCAAAGGATGCAAAGATGGCACTCATGGACTGGTGGAACACCCATCATCGATGGCCATATCCTACG GAGGAGGAGAAAGTGAAGTTATCAGAAGTGACTGGACTGGATCAAAAGCAGATAAATAATTGGTTCATCAATCAGAGAAAACGGCATTGGAAACCAACTGAGGACATGCGATTCGCCGTCATGGATGGGTTAAGTGGCGGTGCTGGAGGAGCCATGTTCTTTTAG